The sequence aattctttatttagtcctaaatggagcacagcaTCTGGTCCAAGGGGTGATTTTAGCTGGACCGCTTGCTAATAGTGACCAAAATAGAATTAAATGTAATATCCCTGTGGCATAAAAAACATGACAGTGAACCAACAttgtaacatttaatttcagaaaggggaactacacaaaaatgaggagaaagttaaacagaaattaaagatacagtgccaaaagtgaaatctctgcaagctgcgtgggaactgtcataactataaagggaagggtaacagctctcctgtgtacagtattctaaaatccctcctggccagagactccaaaatccttttacctgtaaagggttaagaagctcaggtaacctggctgacacctgacccaaaggaccaataaggggacaagatactttcaaatcttgggagaggggggggaaggcttttgtttgtgctctttgtttgggaagttgttcactcttgggactgagagggaccagacatcaattcaggttctccacatctttctaaacaagtctctcatatttcaaacttgtaagtaaacagccagacaaggcgtgttagtttttactttgttttctcaacttgtaaatgtaccttttactagagtgtttatctctgtttgttgtactttgaacctgaggctagagggggtccTCTGagttctttaagtttgattaccctgtaaagttattttccatactgattttacagagatgatttttaccttttttctttaattaaaagccttctttttaagaacctgattgatttctccttgttttaagatccaagaggttggatcttgatccaccaggagttggtgggaggaaggaggggaatggttaatttctccttggtttAAGATCCAagtggtttggatctgtattcaccagggaatgggtgaagagtttctcaaggcttcccagggaagggaatccacttgggaatggtggcagcagaccagatctaagctggtagttaaccGTAGCAGTTTTGATGCAGGcctccacatttgtaccctaaagttcagagtggggaagcagccttgacaggaactgtcccagattgaggtatcattagaggcggttttggaacaaatggataaattaaacagcaataagtcaccaggaccagatgatattcacccaagagttctgaaggaactcaaatgtaaaattgcagaactactaacctataatttaaatcagcttctgtacaagATTACTGGAGGATAGcgaatgtgacgccaatttttaaaaagagctccagcggtgatcccagcaattacaggccggtaaacctgacttcagtactgggcaaactggttgaaactataataaaaaacaatattgtcagacatatagatgaacataatttgttgaagaagagtcaacatgattttagCGACAAAAAGTCCTGtgtcaccttatagactaacaaacgtattgatgcatccgacaaagtgggtattcaccctcAAAAGTTTatgcgtctgttagtctataaggtgacacaggactctttgtcgctttttacagatctagactaacacggctacccctctgatatttgataacatggttttagtaaagggaaatcatgcctcaccaatctactagaattctttgagcgggtcaacaagcatgtggatcaaggggatccagtggatatagtgtacttagattttcagaaagcctttgacaaggtccctcaccaaaggctcttacacaaagtaagctgccatgggttaagagggaaggtgctctcatggattggtaactggttaaaagataggaaacaaagggtaggtataaatggtcagttttcagaatggagagaggtaaatagtggtgtcccccaggggtctgttctgggaccagtcctattcaatatattcataaataatctggaaaaaggggtaaacaatgaggtggcaaaatttgcagatgatacaaaattactaaagatagttaagacccaggcagactgcgaagaggtTTTccaactacaaaaggatctctcaaaaccgggtgactgggcaacaaaatggcaaatgacattcaatgttgataaatgcaaagtatagcacattggaaagtataatctcaactatacatataaaatgatggggtctaaattagctgttaccactcaagaaagtgattttggagtcattgtagatagttctccaaaaacatcaatgtgcagcagcagtcaaaaaaaacaaacagaatgctgggactAATTAAgaaaggatagataataggacagaaaatatcgtgttgcttctatataaatccatggtatgcccacatcttgaattttgtgtgcagatgtggtcgccccatctcaaaaaagatatattggaattggactaggttcagaaaagggcaacaaaaatgattaggatatggaacagcttccgtatgaggagagattaataagacagggacttttcagcttggaaaagagatggctaaggggatatatgattgaggtctataaaatcattggtgtagagaaagtagctaaggaagtgttgtttactacatcgcataacacaagaactaggggtcaccaaatgaaattaataggcggcaggtttaaaacaaataaaaggaagtatttcttcacacaacgcacagtcaacctgtggaactccttgccagaggatgcggtgaaggccaagaccctaacagggttcaaaaaagaactagataaattcatggaggataggtccatcaatggctattagtcaggatgggcaggaatggtgttcctagcctctgtttgccagaagctgggaatgagcgacaggggatggatcacgtgatgattacctgttctgttcattccctctggagcacctgcactggccactgtcagaagacaggatactgggctagagggacctttggtctgacccactaggcccattcttacgttcttatgaatTTTGGTGCCTCAGGATCTGGCAAAATAGGTGTTGagggggatcctgcacattggctggccctttggggagcgGTCTCCCAACACCAGGACTGTACATATGCAGAAAATCCAGCTCCCCTTTTGGGGTAAccctgtgtttccccctcccagcactgagtctTTCCATGCTCCCTAGAACTCTGTGATCTGTGTTCTCTGGGCTAGGTATGTTTGCCCTTTGATCAGATGCACCTGTTCCCAGCAGCTTTTCCATAactgctctctgtctctccccagcctGGAGGAAAACACCCCCTTCTCTGTCATTTGTTCTCACAAACTACCACCTGGCAATTTCCTGGTATCAGCTCTGCTATCCCTGGCGTTGAAGCTGCATCTTGATGTAAAGAGACAcagttactttccaaaaacttatcagaaatagcatcctgaaaaactgggacctggattggggtaccctccATCACCCCTCCAGGAAGTCAGTCACACAGTACCCTCTCAAACACTGGGTCATGGGCTGAGTGCCTGGGTGCACAGATGCTGACTCAGCCACTCTGTCCTGGGCATCCTCTCCCAAATGaccagtgaggagacattcctgtacccccactattccttccccagtttcctcctctagGCCTCCTCCtaagacacatttctctgtgctccctaaGAAGGGTTCTATCCCTTGTTCAGCTAAAAAACTCTACCAGCTAACAACTGTGACAGTTTCCTTAATCACTGACACCACCTCTCCCGCCCCTGTgggcatgttgccttctgctggaaaggagctagtctcagcccctcccatacttggaaacacactgcttccctgtgttacagagtcacaggaatcctcacccacctcagtggtttctgaggttccctgccccttctctgggccacatttctctgtgctcctTAAATCCAGTTTTATCTCTGGTTCAGCTGCGACCTGCTGGCAGCTAACAACCTGGACAGtcctctccctggcaggcattacactcccatcccttcctgatgtggtgttacctcctgctgcagtgcaggagttggtctctaccaccctcccacctggaagcatgtggcttctccctgctgcagaagaatcaaggagactctctcccattctctcagcagttcctgagaccttACCCTTTCCCTCGGGGGTCCTGGCATAGAACTCCCTACTGCTGCAGGCAAATACTTTAACCTGAGCTACACAGAAAAAATAATTATCAAGGAGCAGGTTGACTAGGAGGTGTTCCATTACCCCCCCAGTCAAAAAACTTTCCAAACCTTCCCAcaccacatggattttagctagtGGCATGAGAAATCTGCTTTCAcccacccccacaatctctgccatttggccaggtagcatactggcctttgggaccacactctgcttaaccagagagatctgggTCCCTGTAACCCTCTGCCTCAAGTATTCCCTGCCATTAATTTGGACAACCTTAACAAGCTCCATATCTGGTTCTGCAGAGGCTAATCGCACAAAAACAATATGATAGGTTTCGATTGCTTGGGGGGTTTCTGTGCTGAGGACAGCAGAACTAACGAGCTATTGGAttcctcctagcacagggcaTATATTCCTCAGGTGATAAATGGAATTATACTGATAGCACCTTTTGGGCTCTTCTGCTTTTACAGGGGATTTGGGACAGGAGTTACCAGTAGAGGGATGTTTTTGGGTAAGAGAATGTTTaggctcccaacccccttctctcttcTCAGGGGCAAAATGGGATCTACCCTTCCCaccagttttaaacccctctttctgtggcctgcCCTCAATAGACGCCCGAGTCTGTTCAGAGCCATCAGCTAAAAAAGCCATCTCAACCACAGTCTTTACATCTTGGTCCCATAGACACTGCTTTACTTCAGCTGTACATATGCTTAAGAAATGCTCTTAAGCAACAAGATCAAGCATTTCTTTAAAACTTGCCCTCTTTACCCCTCACCCATTTTCCCAACAAAGCTTTCATGTTGTTTACATATTCCTCATTACTCATCCTAATAACCCTTTTAAGATTCCTAAATTTAATTCTATATGATTAGGGGGTAATCTGAAAACTTCGAAAAATAGTATCTTTAAATTGACAATagtctaaagcagtggtccccagcCTTTTCTGTGGGGTGGGCGCCAGATGACTAGCCGCCAAGGACCATGGCTGCCGGACAAGcagctgctgaaatgccgccatgaagcggcaatgtcaagaggcatcgccaccgaaatgccgccgtgaAGCAGCGTCATCAAGAGGCGTGGCCACCAAAATTCAGCGGCATTTCAGTGGTAGCACTTCTTGACGTTGCCACTTCTCGGCGGCCAGTACATGGGCGCACATGGATGCCCCAGCAGGCGCCATGGTGCCCGCAGGCACCGTGTTGGGGACCCCTGGTCTAAAGCATCCTCAATAGGCATtccatttaatacatttcaagatTTACCAGTTAATTTTGCAATCAGAGAAGGAACGCTCTTATCATCACGGATTTCATGTATTACACACAGCCTTTCAAAGGTAGTCAGATATTCAGTAATATCATCATCCTCACTGTATGCAGGACACAAGTGTTCCCATTTGCGGATTTCTGGAGTGATGGAAGTCGTTCGGACCAGggggttctggttctgcttctctagcaggtccagctggtcttttctttctcctctctctttcttctgtAACCCTTCTGTGAGGCCGAGTTgacagcagcaagggccgggttcaggaCATAGGGGGTCCCTTTCAACAatacaatgcaaaaccagctcgagccccgacccagtgacctgggaaaattacacagaCACCTCTGGGTgcctcaaagaggcaatacttcccctctcgcaagcacagagtctcggtgtagcaaaaatctttaataacatgaggtaaacaacacagcattaaattgggaaaataCCATacctagggttcataaacacaaaccatgaacCCGAAGACCCACCCCCCAAGCAGATTGGACCATGTCccttccctttggttcttgagtcCAATAAcccagtcaccccccccccccagtttctgCCCTTAGTCAATGCAGCCCCTCCAAAGTACAGAAGTTCCTCCGCTGAGTCTACCTCCCAGCATAGGTGGAAGGGGGGGGTATTGTTGGTGTcattaggcataaccctaggtaactcaggagggtggaagacctcgagtgtcaatgaagccttcctgcactaggcctaaatgaaccaaagtccttccatgtttaaactctaatcgaccttaAAAGCCAGAtgcagaaattggaatgtgtaacaGCCAGTTATCAGGTGCAGCACCGCTCATACCGATGctaagcggtaataatgaggcctgcatactTCTGGCTGAAAGGCAAAATAACAAATCAAAGGAAAGGGACAAGATAATAATTCAAAGAGAAGTTAAAACAAGCTGGACTTATAGCCGTCAAGAtgatttaactgcttaaatgtaattgcttgctACTTGCTTAATGTAAACTATTataggaggaagggggggaagggggaaagaagggaaaagcttagctgcaaaatgtataaaaagagaaaagctgcttatgatggtgtgcttgatctgagacgtgcccgtctccttgcaccgctttgagatctcaaataaactttgactgcttctccaccctgttgtgttcattggcgcgaagcacatgGGGCAACaaaccccgctgttgctttccttgggcactctgtgctggcaacagtctGGGGCACCTTATGTGCTCCGTTGCTCATGTTGACGGTCAATTGGcatgcctctccgtggggttctgctgaAGTCTTCACCACAAGCCGCTCCTCTCTGCCAGCCGTCCCGTTAGCCACTCaccaatatatcttcaggctcccccgcTACTTAACACAGCGCTCAgggatttcagctcttagtaagtttagctctttagtgatttcagctggtagtaggggagcctcagtgctggtgcaccactagcccaaagtaggtctaatacttagacctgggtattgtgatttcagctctgcagcatgtaacaataTTCCTAATGaagtcaaaattagctctgttattacacagtggagagaggaggagtcaAAGTGGCATTTAGGGCCCTCAGAAGGGGCCTACACTACcagatacaaatacctgtccccagcctctctcaattcactggattttggaacccatgtcccttgtctagcaagaGCTACTTAGTTGACTGCAAGTCCCTCCATCATAAAGTGCCAactacagttctactgtccttccCACAGCAgctaaagtgaccatttgggccaACAGTCCCATCaggctaggcagggtgggtgtgcccatgcaaacaagatcagcccctgaagtccttttccacagctcaccaccagatgtcagggtagagcccattctgactctgcttacacttccATAGCTCTTCTGTGTGCAGCCTGCTCTCTAGCCCTGCCCTGGCACAGCCATCCTGTGCTAGAGAAATACCTCACCTCCTGCACCCTATCCTGGCACACTGCCACCAGGGCCGGAGGCTAGAGCGGGGCCGAGGCCTGGAGGCTGCCCCCTGGAGCTGCTTGGCGGGGTGCCGCCTGCCCTATCTACGAGCAGCACGGGACACCGCTCTGACGGAACCAGCCAGCACCAGTACGCGAGAGGCGGGCTCCTGAGATGTGATTGTTCCTGCGCCAGACCGTCGCCCCCCGCGCGGGAGTCGCTGCTGTGACGTCTGCGGTTACTATGGCAATGCCGTTGCGTGCTGTGTGATTGGCCGGCGGGGTGGAGGGACACGTCTGCCGCTCGGATTGGTGCGCGGCCCAGCCTGGGCTTCCCCCGCCTGAGGGGCGCGGCGGAGCCGGACAGGTGATGAGGCCTGTGAATGAgcgcgggctgggccgggcagtcGGAGTGACGGTCGGACAGGGGGCGGGACCCGGAAAGGGAGCGGAGCAGGTTCTGACCCCCCGCGCGCCGGCCTGACGTGGCGGCTTCCCGCACAGGGCGATGAAGGCGCTGATCCTGGTGGGCGGCTACGGCACCCGGCTGCGGCCGTTGACGCTCAGCACCCCGAAGCCGCTGGTGGAGTTCTGCAACAAGCCCATATTGCTGCACCAGCTGGAGGCTCTGCGCCAGGTAGGGTCGGCCCGGGCCCCGAACCCCGCCCCGGCGGCTCCCAGGCCCCCGCCGCTAACGCACTTTCCCCTTCCCCGGCAGGCGGGCGTCGATCACGTGATCCTGGCTGTCAGCTACATGTctgaggtgctggagggggcgaTGCGGGAGCAGGAACAGCGGGTGAGACCGGGCCGCGGGGGAGCTATCGGGTCACAGCGCGGGGCGGGGGCTACGTGGGCGGGttaggggcggggctgggcgggtGGGAGCATGTGGAAGGGGCGGGGGTTGGTTAGctaggtgggggaggggtggggctatGTGTGGGGACAAGGGGGTCatgtgggaggggcagagcagcATGGCATTGGGGTCATGTTGGGAGGCAGCAAATGGGGTGCAGTGCATCCTCCTGACCCTGGATTCTGTTATCTTTCTCAGCTAGACATTCGCATCTCCCTGTCCCATGAGAAGGAGCCACTGGGCACAGGTGAGTCTGTGTCCATCCCACATGCTCAGTTGGCCCCCTACAGGGTTGGCCGAGGGGCCTGACTACCTGCTCATGCAGTTTACAGGGATGGGGTGAGGCTTCTCATTCCAACGCCACCCCTGCTTGCATAAAACTGAAGCTAAGCGGCTGGCTCAGCACAGGGTAGAGCCTGTGCTTGCTGGCAGCTGTTGTATCCACCTTGGGGAGCAGCAGGTGGCCTTTCCCCCCTGCCAGCTCTCTCTGAGCCATGTTCCCTCCACAGCGGGGCCCCTGGCGCTGGCCCGGGAGCTGCTGACTGAGAGCTCGGAGCCTTTCTTCGTCCTTAATAGCGACGTGATCTGCGACTTCCCCTTCACAGACATGGTGCGCTTCCACAAGCACCACGGCAAGGAGGGCTCCATCGTGGTGAGTGcctagggctggctccagggggtCGGAACAGGACTGGCTCCTGCCACCCCCTACTGACTTGGCGTACTACACTGCACTTGTTCCTGGGTTTTTATGGGCACAGTCAGGAGTACTAGATTCTGTGTAAAAATGGGGGGCTATGCCCCTcacccccagaccccctccctggccctgcttgaagctggagctgggccgggataagagctgcccaggccgctgtggggatcccaggaccctccacctgccctgggtggggggccagggggcccaagagcagcccccagcctgtatTCCTGCCCCTAGAGGTGCGCCACCCAGACTAGGTGGAGGGTCTGAGGTTCCCCACAgttgcccaggctccctgggcagctgttaccatggcctggctctggcttctggcctggccagggagtgAGCATGGGGCAGGGCTCCTTGGTGAAATGTGAggggctaaggcccacctcagtTCCCCccctgggaagaggctggtgctACTGGCAGGGGCAACGCTTTGTGGTGGGGGGGACTGATCACCTTATTAGCTCCCCGGGCatgaagcacagccctgccgcTGCCTCTATGACCCTTCCCCAGGGGCGGCAAGTTGTATGGggggggcctggctccaccaatgtttggggctgggtctctgcccccacccccgcttgcCACCCCCCGCGCACCTCCCCCGAGCGTCCCGGCCTGCCCTGGGCTGCTGGTGGCTGCTCCGCACTGCGCTTCCTCGCTGGCCGCAGCCAGCTACAAGGGAGTGgtgccgggggcaggctgagggggctgCTGTGCcggaggaagggaggaggcacATGACAGCCCCCCTCCTGGCAGGCAACTCTGAGTTGACTCCAGGGTGGGCGGGGGgacttatcctggctggaccttcTGAGCAACAGCTTGGGGGAGCTTGGGTGTGTCGGGCTGAGTTGGGTGAGtattgggctggggagggggccccctccctcagagcctgctgctgccggcagggagagggctgggggaagtcctctctggccccctgctctagccccggggcagcctgcctgctgcaccccaaactacTCATCCCCGGCCCagctccgcaccccaaccctctctccCAGCCTAAAGCCTGCAcgcagcacccaaaccccctcccagagcccgcacccaacacccaaacctcctcctgcaccccctcctacaccccaacctcctgccctgcccaaagcctgcccccagcagccaaactccatcctagagcccgcactcctcctgcacccaagcttcctcctagagcctgcatcccaaaccctctcctgcacccaaactctctcccaaaGCCTTAGGCAGATGTGCGTGTTGGGGTGGGGCGGCGGACTTGGTCCctttctgggcaccaccaaaagttatacaaacctgctgctcctgccctcgcCGTGCCTCCGAAATGGTCCCttatgttgtttggcagctggcaGAAATGGGACTTCTGGCAGTGCAATCCTGGCCAAGTCCTTGCcccatgtctcagtttccctgtctgtaaaaagGGGCCTGGCAGTGACTGGCCTGGCAGAACCCACCTGGTCTTCCCTCAGTCATTCCACAGGGAGGTGTCTTGCAGTAACTTTGCCCTGCAGGTGACAAAGGTGGAGGAGCCCTCCAAGTACGGGGTGGTGGTGTGCGAAGCTGAGACAGGACGCATCCACCGGTTCGTGGAGAAACCCCAGGTGTTTGTCTCAAATAAGATAAATGCCGGCATGTACATCTTCAACCCCAGCCTCTTGCACAGGATCCAGGTAGGGAGCTGGCCAGCTGTGGGCCCAGCCTTCAGCAGGGAGAGcgatggctgggggtgggagggagggatgcatGTCTCCTGGTCcgcacctcctccctccccgggtttgtgtgcatgtgtagCAGAGGGCAGGTGGAGGCTGAGTGTTgggctgggggttttccaggagACAGAGGAGgctgtggaaggggagggattccCAGCAGttggggcactgagctggagTTGGAGCCAGGGGGGATGGAGGCAGAGATCAGGTCCATCCAGGAGCACTCATGACCATCTGTAATCTCTAGGCTGCATGTAGATTTAACAGCCACGTGCTTGCAGGGCATTGTGGGAACTGGGAGGCTGTGCACTCAGGGTTGGAGGAGATGCCCCTGACTGGgccctgtgtgtctgtctgtagcTGCGGCCCACCTCCATAGAGAAGGAGATTTTCCCGGTGATGGCTCAGGATGCGGAGCTCTATGCTATGGAGCTGCAGGGTAAGGGACCCCGCTGAGACCCCTTCCCAGCCCCGGAGTAAAGGGgacatccatctccccaccctctgctccccctctctgccccagcacaAAGGAATCCTCCTGCCCCAAGTCTGTGTGCCTCTTGTGCCGGTGGCATCAAGTGGGTATATGAGCTGCCTCCTCTGGGCTCATCCAGGAGGATGTGGGGGAATCTCCTGTGCTTATTGCGGGGGCTTGGCCTGTCCCTGTTGCCCTCCCCGTAGGCTGAGAGTGCTGCTCTGTCCCTGCAGGCTTCTGGATGGACATTGGGCAGCCCAAGGACTTTTTGACGGGCATGTGCATGTTCCTGCAGTCGCTGAAGGTCCAGCACCCAGAGAGGCTGCACGCGGGCCCTGGCTTTGTGGGGAACGTGCTGGTGGTGAGTGCCTATGCTTCTCTGCCCAGCGGTGTGCTTGGGCTGCTGCTTCCTTCCTGACATGAGTGGGTGTAGATGCACCCCCAGTGTGACACCCCGTGGTGGACTTGCAGTACTCCGGTCACCCTGCTGCTGGCCTCCCCCCGTTCCCTGGGAGCTGAGCTGGCTCATGTGGCTCCTGTAGCGGGCCGTGGGCTTTGGCTTGCTGAGCCCTGCTGCTGTCTGCTAGGAAATTCAGACTCGGGACACTAACTAGCACTGGCCTCCAACCTGTGCACCCCATGTGGGACCCCAGCAGGCCTGCTATGGCCAGCCCACCCAGGTCCCTCATCCCATTGGGCCTGGACCCTCCCAGAGAGTGTGGGCTGCCTGGACCCTGTCTGAGGAAGCTGAGATAGGGGCCTTGCTGTTCTGACAACAGCCTGGGCTAGTCCTGGCCAAGGGGCTATCTAGGCTCAGGCTTTCCAGCCCAAGGAAAGGGGCTGACTGTAATTCTCTCCCTTGGGCAGTGCCTAAGGCCCAGCCCACAGCgagggagtgaaaagaacagaacgtaagaacggccacactaggtcagaccaaaggtctagctactccagtgtcctgtcttccgacaatggccaatgccaggtgcttcagagggggtGAGCAGAAAAAGatggttactcaccgttgtaactgttgttcttcgagatgtgttgctcatatccattccattaggtgtgcgcgcgccgcgtgcacgatcgtcggaaaattttctaccctagcaacaccggcgggtcggctgtggagccccctagagtggcgccttcatggcgctgaatatataccccagccgacccggcgccccctcagttccttcttgccggctactccgacagtggggaaggggggcgggtttggaatggatatgagcaacacatctcgaagaacaacagttacaacggtgagtaaccgtcttttcttcttcgagtgcttgctcatatccattccattaggtgactcccaagcccaacttaggtggtggggtcggagtgagacattgctgtgtgcaaaaccgctgatccgaaggcagcatcgtccctggactgctgcactagtgcatagtgagctgtaaacgtgtggactgatgaccaaaccgccgctctacaaatgtcctggatcggaacttgcgccaggaaagcagtcgaggaagcttgggccctcgtggagtgagcggtgaggtgcggtgctgagacacctgccaggtcatagcaagtccggatgcaagacgtaatccaggaggataggcgttgtgaggagaccggtgagcctttcattcggtcggccactgcaacgaagagttgcgtcgtctttctaaattgccttgtgcggtcaatatagaaggccagggccctgcgtacgtccagagaatgcaaacgttgatcctggcgagtagcatgtggtttagggtgaaagaccgggagaaatatatcctggttgatatgaaaaggagaaaccaccttagggagaaaggcaggatgtggacgaagctgcactttatccttatggaaaactgtgtaagggggctcggatgtaagcgccctgagttcagaaacgcgccttgctgaggtgatggctacgaggaaggctgtcttccaggataggtacaaaagtgaacaggtggccagtggctcgaatggaggacctgtgagcttggagagaaccaggttgaggtcccacgtcggaacgggttgatgttgttgtgggtacatccggtctaagcccttgaggaatctaacgaccatcgggttagagaataccgaggacgcgagttcccctgggtgaaaggctgatatagcggccaggtgaactctaattgaagatatcgccaacccctgctgttttagggagaggagatattccaatatgagaggaataggtgcctgtaacggggacgtggctcgttgttcgcaccaacaggagaaccgcttccacttggccaagtatgtggtccgtgttgagggcttcctactgctcagcagaatctgttggaccgagtgcgagcattgttgctctgcctgggtgaaccatggagcaaccacgccgtgaggtggagtgattgcaggtcggggtgacgcagcc is a genomic window of Chrysemys picta bellii isolate R12L10 chromosome 7, ASM1138683v2, whole genome shotgun sequence containing:
- the GMPPB gene encoding mannose-1-phosphate guanyltransferase beta isoform X1, whose translation is MKALILVGGYGTRLRPLTLSTPKPLVEFCNKPILLHQLEALRQAGVDHVILAVSYMSEVLEGAMREQEQRLDIRISLSHEKEPLGTAGPLALARELLTESSEPFFVLNSDVICDFPFTDMVRFHKHHGKEGSIVVTKVEEPSKYGVVVCEAETGRIHRFVEKPQVFVSNKINAGMYIFNPSLLHRIQLRPTSIEKEIFPVMAQDAELYAMELQGFWMDIGQPKDFLTGMCMFLQSLKVQHPERLHAGPGFVGNVLVDPSAQIGENCTIGPNVTIGAGVVVEDGVRIKRCTILKGSRIRSHSWLESCIVGWLSSVGQWVRMENVTVLGEDVIVNDELYLNGANVLPHKSIAESVPEPRIIM
- the GMPPB gene encoding mannose-1-phosphate guanyltransferase beta isoform X2, translating into MKALILVGGYGTRLRPLTLSTPKPLVEFCNKPILLHQLEALRQAGVDHVILAVSYMSEVLEGAMREQEQRLDIRISLSHEKEPLGTAGPLALARELLTESSEPFFVLNSDVICDFPFTDMVRFHKHHGKEGSIVVTKVEEPSKYGVVVCEAETGRIHRFVEKPQVFVSNKINAGMYIFNPSLLHRIQLRPTSIEKEIFPVMAQDAELYAMELQGFWMDIGQPKDFLTGMCMFLQSLKVQHPERLHAGPGFVGNVLVVVILLDGTRDLFLALMMKPCPWRRFNIQDVVLSTAGVLIGMLSRIEYR
- the GMPPB gene encoding mannose-1-phosphate guanyltransferase beta isoform X3, whose product is MKALILVGGYGTRLRPLTLSTPKPLVEFCNKPILLHQLEALRQAGVDHVILAVSYMSEVLEGAMREQEQRLDIRISLSHEKEPLGTAGPLALARELLTESSEPFFVLNSDVICDFPFTDMVRFHKHHGKEGSIVVTKVEEPSKYGVVVCEAETGRIHRFVEKPQVFVSNKINAGMYIFNPSLLHRIQLRPTSIEKEIFPVMAQDAELYAMELQGFWMDIGQPKDFLTGMCMFLQSLKVQHPERLHAGPGFVGNVLVVRMENVTVLGEDVIVNDELYLNGANVLPHKSIAESVPEPRIIM